Proteins encoded by one window of Clostridium bornimense:
- a CDS encoding YhgE/Pip domain-containing protein gives MQKVFKIYKEDIKNIITHYGALTVVIALCIIPSLYAWFNIKASWNPYDPSATSKIKIGVVNEDEGTIFNNNSLNIGNKVIDELKSNSAMGWQFVTENKAKEEIEKGKYYAYIVIPKDFSKNITSILSNDVKKGEIIYTVNEKINAIAPKLTDKGATGVQENVNKTIVETVSNVIFTMANEVGVEIENQLPNVENINYKLKDIQSKFSDIDETINIGDEGLKRIKNIVEEIQNDIPKIKDILSQSKDLDKSINNFLDSSNNSVNNIAPTIKNDMSIISSISNSVNVSAIELKEAILTGHEKAPEMMEGIINKINKDISLINSLTKVLESLNKINPDKPLTTLIETLQGFQGKLVDIINNLEIIKVNISNGEKPNLDIMDKVITLSNDVKNITNKLYVNFDSEILPSLNKIFNSGIEISNNIYEVLEEADKKIPELEKILEIASSLQEKGVDGIEYAKRVLPKAEEVINDIVIKIDTVNDNDALKEIINILKSDAKSRSEFLSNPVTIKENKLFPIENYGSAMSPFYTVLSLWVGMLLLVSILTTEAHGEYKSVEVYFGKYLLFLTIAIIQGLIVCLGDIFLLKVYCVNPISFIVACAFISSVFSIIIYTLVSVAGNIGKVIGIILLVLQIAGSGGTFPVQLTPQFFQIINPYLPFTYAISLVRETVGGIVKSVLINDIIVLLSFIVLSIVVGIILKRPINKVSKKFIENFKDSGIGEH, from the coding sequence GTGCAAAAGGTTTTTAAAATTTATAAGGAAGATATAAAAAATATAATAACTCATTACGGGGCTTTAACTGTAGTCATCGCTCTTTGTATTATACCATCTCTATATGCATGGTTTAATATAAAAGCTAGTTGGAATCCTTATGATCCATCAGCGACTAGTAAAATCAAGATAGGTGTTGTTAACGAAGATGAAGGTACTATTTTTAATAATAATTCTTTAAATATAGGAAATAAAGTTATTGATGAACTTAAAAGTAATTCTGCAATGGGGTGGCAGTTTGTTACGGAAAATAAAGCGAAGGAAGAGATTGAAAAAGGGAAATATTATGCCTATATAGTTATTCCTAAGGATTTCTCAAAAAATATAACGTCAATATTAAGCAATGATGTAAAAAAAGGTGAAATTATCTATACTGTAAATGAAAAAATTAATGCTATAGCACCAAAGCTTACAGATAAAGGAGCAACAGGAGTACAAGAAAATGTAAATAAAACTATAGTAGAAACTGTAAGTAATGTGATTTTTACTATGGCTAATGAAGTTGGGGTAGAGATAGAAAATCAACTTCCTAATGTAGAAAACATAAATTATAAATTAAAGGATATACAAAGTAAATTTTCTGATATTGATGAAACTATTAATATAGGAGATGAGGGGCTAAAAAGAATAAAGAATATAGTGGAAGAGATACAAAATGATATTCCTAAGATTAAAGATATATTATCACAAAGTAAAGATTTGGATAAAAGTATCAATAATTTTTTAGATTCTAGTAATAATAGCGTAAATAATATAGCACCTACAATAAAAAATGATATGAGTATTATAAGTAGCATATCTAATAGTGTAAATGTTTCAGCTATTGAGCTTAAAGAGGCTATATTGACTGGACATGAAAAAGCACCGGAAATGATGGAGGGTATAATAAATAAAATTAATAAAGATATTAGTTTGATAAATTCTCTAACTAAAGTATTAGAATCATTAAATAAGATAAATCCGGATAAACCATTAACAACACTAATAGAAACGCTACAAGGGTTTCAAGGAAAGCTAGTAGATATAATAAATAATTTAGAAATTATAAAAGTAAATATATCAAATGGAGAAAAACCTAATTTAGATATTATGGATAAAGTCATCACTTTATCTAATGATGTTAAAAATATAACAAATAAATTATATGTAAATTTTGATTCAGAAATATTACCAAGTTTAAATAAGATTTTTAATAGTGGAATAGAAATAAGCAATAATATATATGAGGTGTTAGAAGAAGCTGATAAAAAGATTCCCGAATTAGAAAAGATATTAGAGATAGCATCTTCGTTACAAGAAAAAGGTGTTGATGGTATTGAATATGCTAAGAGAGTTTTGCCCAAAGCTGAAGAAGTGATAAATGATATTGTAATTAAAATTGATACTGTTAATGATAATGATGCATTAAAGGAAATTATAAACATACTAAAAAGTGATGCAAAAAGTAGAAGTGAATTTTTATCTAATCCAGTAACAATAAAAGAGAATAAATTATTTCCTATAGAAAATTATGGATCAGCAATGTCGCCTTTTTATACTGTTTTATCATTATGGGTAGGTATGCTTCTCTTGGTATCTATATTAACCACAGAAGCTCATGGGGAGTATAAATCGGTAGAAGTTTATTTTGGTAAATATCTTTTATTTTTGACAATAGCCATAATACAAGGATTAATAGTTTGTTTAGGAGATATATTTTTACTTAAAGTATATTGTGTAAATCCTATAAGTTTTATAGTTGCATGTGCTTTTATAAGTAGTGTGTTTTCTATAATAATATACACATTGGTATCTGTAGCAGGAAATATAGGAAAAGTTATAGGGATAATTTTATTAGTATTACAAATAGCTGGTTCTGGAGGAACATTCCCAGTTCAGTTGACACCACAGTTTTTTCAAATAATTAATCCATATCTACCTTTTACTTATGCAATATCTCTTGTAAGGGAAACAGTAGGAGGAATAGTTAAGTCTGTTTTAATAAATGACATTATAGTACTTTTAAGCTTTATAGTTTTATCAATAGTGGTAGGTATAATTTTAAAGAGACCTATTAACAAAGTATCAAAGAAATTTATTGAAAACTTTAAAGACAGTGGAATTGGTGAGCATTAA
- a CDS encoding ABC transporter permease: MFKKIIRPILVPIISIVLAVLIAAIFVMMSTGYGYFDSLGTLIETIYMGSFGSINKISDTMTFFTVLLLTGLANAVAFRTGLFNIGVEGQFIIGGLVATIVGFIPGLPMIVHVPLMILAGIIAGALWAAIPGYLKAKRGTNEVVNTIMLNYIALWFSNYIIKYFISDGSNPYSKEIESSSMLYRFFEGGNNANIGIFFSLIAVVIVAVLISRSRSGYELRAVGLSPYAAEYGGVSIKKNIVLAMVISGALAGLAGASYTGGVNHKIFYLTTMYGFGTDGITVSLIGKNNPIGVIFSALLIASLNASQSTLQGAGIPKQIVFIIQAIIIIFVAADYVFNKYLLNRKKSEVVA, encoded by the coding sequence ATGTTTAAGAAGATAATAAGACCAATTTTGGTTCCTATAATATCTATTGTATTAGCAGTACTTATAGCTGCTATATTTGTAATGATGTCAACAGGATATGGTTATTTTGATTCATTAGGAACTTTGATAGAAACAATATATATGGGTAGCTTTGGAAGCATAAATAAGATTTCAGATACGATGACTTTCTTTACTGTATTATTATTAACAGGTCTTGCTAATGCAGTAGCTTTTAGAACTGGTTTATTTAATATTGGTGTAGAAGGACAATTTATAATAGGGGGATTAGTAGCCACTATAGTTGGATTTATACCAGGTTTACCAATGATTGTACATGTACCATTAATGATCTTAGCTGGTATAATTGCAGGAGCTTTATGGGCTGCTATTCCTGGTTATTTAAAAGCTAAAAGAGGAACAAATGAAGTTGTTAATACAATAATGCTTAACTATATTGCTCTTTGGTTTAGTAATTATATAATTAAGTATTTTATTAGCGATGGAAGCAATCCATATTCTAAGGAAATTGAAAGTAGCTCAATGTTATATAGATTTTTTGAAGGTGGGAATAATGCTAATATAGGTATATTTTTCTCACTTATAGCAGTAGTTATAGTAGCAGTTTTAATTTCTAGAAGTAGAAGTGGATATGAATTAAGGGCAGTTGGGTTATCTCCATATGCGGCAGAATATGGCGGTGTATCAATAAAGAAAAATATAGTTTTAGCTATGGTAATATCAGGAGCGTTGGCTGGTCTAGCTGGTGCTAGTTACACTGGTGGAGTTAATCATAAAATATTTTATTTAACAACTATGTATGGATTTGGTACAGATGGTATAACGGTATCACTTATAGGTAAAAATAATCCAATCGGTGTTATATTCTCAGCACTATTAATTGCATCATTAAATGCATCTCAAAGTACTCTTCAAGGAGCTGGTATACCAAAGCAAATAGTATTTATAATTCAAGCAATAATTATAATATTTGTTGCAGCAGACTATGTATTTAATAA
- a CDS encoding ABC transporter ATP-binding protein — MDNVIKMRGITKIFPGTVANDNVDFDLKKGEVHVLLGENGAGKTTLMNILYGLYEPEKGDIYVNGEKVKIKNPSDAIKLGIGMVHQHFMLVNNFTVAQNIILGSEPKKGLAIDEKEAKKKVEELANKYGFNVKPDDLIEDITVGQQQKVEILKALYRGAEILILDEPTAVLTPQEIDELAGIFKNLTQQGKSIILITHKLKEIMNMSDRVTIVRRGKLVDVVNTGDTNIDELAEMMVGRKVSLKVDKKEPKVGETFVKIEDLKALDHRRIEILKGINLDIKKGEILGIAGVDGNGQSELIEILTGLRKSASGRIMVGDKDITTLSSAEINKLNIGHVPEDRHKRGLVLKFSLVENSILGRQKDKEFRNGPLLNYKAIRSHCNKLIKEFDVRTPNEDVFAGSLSGGNQQKLIVAREISKNPDFIIVAQPTRGLDVGAIEYIHRRLIEERDKGRAVLLVSSELDEVMNLSDRIAVIYDGKIMDILDAKNVTEMELGILMAGGSLNKEEKDV, encoded by the coding sequence ATGGATAACGTTATTAAGATGCGTGGAATTACAAAAATATTTCCAGGTACAGTAGCTAATGATAATGTTGATTTTGATTTAAAAAAAGGGGAAGTGCATGTTTTATTAGGTGAAAATGGTGCAGGTAAAACAACACTAATGAACATACTTTATGGTCTTTATGAACCAGAAAAAGGAGATATTTATGTTAATGGTGAAAAAGTTAAAATAAAAAATCCTTCTGATGCTATAAAATTAGGAATAGGCATGGTACACCAACATTTTATGCTTGTAAATAATTTTACTGTAGCTCAAAACATCATATTAGGATCAGAACCGAAAAAAGGTTTAGCTATTGATGAAAAGGAAGCGAAAAAGAAAGTAGAAGAATTAGCTAATAAATATGGTTTTAATGTAAAGCCTGATGATCTTATTGAAGACATAACAGTAGGACAACAACAAAAAGTAGAGATTTTAAAAGCTTTATATAGAGGTGCAGAAATCCTTATATTAGATGAACCTACAGCAGTATTAACACCACAAGAGATAGATGAGTTAGCTGGAATATTTAAAAATTTAACTCAGCAAGGGAAATCTATTATATTAATTACTCACAAATTAAAAGAAATCATGAATATGAGTGATAGAGTTACTATTGTAAGAAGAGGAAAACTTGTAGATGTGGTTAATACAGGTGATACTAATATAGATGAATTAGCTGAAATGATGGTGGGTAGAAAAGTAAGTTTAAAAGTAGATAAGAAAGAGCCTAAAGTAGGAGAAACTTTTGTTAAAATAGAAGACCTTAAAGCATTAGATCATAGAAGAATTGAAATATTAAAAGGTATAAATCTTGATATTAAAAAAGGTGAGATATTAGGTATAGCAGGAGTAGATGGAAATGGCCAAAGTGAACTTATAGAAATACTTACAGGTCTTAGAAAATCAGCTTCAGGAAGAATAATGGTTGGTGATAAAGATATTACTACTCTTTCTTCTGCAGAAATAAATAAATTGAACATTGGTCATGTACCAGAAGACAGACATAAAAGAGGATTAGTTCTAAAGTTTTCTTTAGTAGAAAATTCAATACTAGGTAGACAAAAAGATAAAGAATTTAGAAATGGACCTTTATTAAATTATAAAGCTATAAGATCACATTGTAACAAATTGATAAAGGAATTTGATGTAAGAACACCTAATGAAGATGTTTTTGCAGGATCATTATCTGGAGGAAATCAACAAAAACTTATAGTTGCTAGAGAAATATCTAAAAATCCAGATTTTATAATTGTAGCACAACCTACAAGAGGACTAGATGTAGGTGCAATTGAGTATATTCATAGAAGACTTATAGAAGAAAGAGATAAAGGCAGAGCTGTACTGCTTGTATCATCTGAGTTAGATGAAGTAATGAATTTATCTGATAGAATTGCAGTAATATATGATGGAAAGATTATGGATATATTAGATGCTAAAAATGTAACAGAAATGGAATTAGGTATTCTTATGGCAGGAGGAAGCTTAAACAAGGAGGAAAAAGATGTTTAA
- a CDS encoding BMP family lipoprotein codes for MKSKKIIAMLTAGIISMSIFTGCGREAKNDNTNKSDLISTDVTIGLSTDEGGLGDKSFNDAANKGLEEIKKEYNVKTQVLQSPSSTAYEQNIKELSDVNDLTFAIGFKMEDAMSRISSAKPDKKFAIVDTVIDNENVTSVLFKEHEGAFLMGVIAGSMTKTNKVGFVGGVDNNPVIERFEVGYIAGVKAVNPKAAEGLIGENGSKHGKYVRYAGTFGDPTKGTEFANQLYGEGVDIIFHAAASTGIGVINKASELREQGKDVWAIGVDQDQAVTMPQAKDAILSSCVKRVDVAIYNIAKNFINGEFAGGTTIEYGLAEDGIGIADTKDNLNEETLELVEKYRKEIIEGSITVPTTLEEIE; via the coding sequence ATGAAAAGTAAAAAGATAATAGCAATGCTTACAGCAGGTATAATTTCCATGAGTATTTTCACAGGTTGTGGAAGAGAAGCTAAAAATGATAATACTAATAAGAGTGATTTAATATCAACAGATGTAACTATTGGTTTATCAACAGATGAAGGTGGACTTGGAGATAAGTCATTTAATGATGCAGCTAATAAAGGGCTAGAAGAAATCAAGAAAGAGTATAATGTAAAAACACAAGTTTTACAGTCACCATCAAGTACAGCTTATGAGCAAAATATAAAAGAATTATCAGATGTTAATGACTTAACATTTGCTATAGGATTTAAAATGGAAGATGCTATGAGTAGAATTTCATCAGCAAAGCCTGATAAGAAATTTGCTATAGTTGATACTGTTATTGATAATGAAAATGTAACATCAGTATTATTTAAAGAACATGAAGGTGCTTTCTTAATGGGAGTTATAGCAGGAAGCATGACTAAAACTAACAAAGTAGGATTTGTAGGTGGCGTTGACAATAACCCAGTTATAGAAAGATTTGAAGTAGGATATATAGCTGGAGTTAAAGCGGTTAATCCTAAAGCTGCTGAAGGGTTAATAGGTGAAAATGGATCAAAACATGGTAAGTATGTAAGATATGCAGGAACATTTGGAGATCCAACTAAAGGTACAGAGTTTGCTAATCAATTATATGGTGAAGGTGTAGATATAATATTCCATGCTGCAGCAAGTACTGGTATTGGTGTAATTAATAAAGCTTCAGAGTTAAGAGAACAAGGAAAAGATGTTTGGGCTATTGGTGTAGATCAAGACCAAGCAGTTACAATGCCTCAAGCAAAAGATGCTATTTTATCATCATGTGTAAAAAGAGTTGATGTAGCAATATATAATATAGCTAAGAACTTTATAAATGGTGAATTTGCAGGCGGAACTACTATTGAATATGGATTAGCCGAAGATGGTATTGGTATTGCTGATACAAAGGATAATTTAAATGAAGAAACTTTAGAGCTTGTTGAAAAATATAGAAAAGAAATAATAGAAGGTTCAATTACAGTTCCAACAACTTTAGAAGAAATAGAATAG
- a CDS encoding BMP family lipoprotein — MQKKKVLALLTAGIISMSMLVGCGSKKANEEANSNLKPTDLKIGLATDQGGLGDKSFNDLANKGLEDTKKVYNLKTQVLQSSSSTVYEQNLKELSDSNDLTFATGFTMEDATSKIASSRADKKFAIIDAYVDMPNVNSITFKEYEGAFLMGVIAGKMTKTNKVGFVGGIDNNPVIERFEAGYIAGVKAVNSEAAKGLIAEGNAKHGKYSRYVGTFGDPTKGGEYANQLYNEGVDVIFHAAGGTGVGVINKAAELREQGKDVWVIGVDQDQAVTMPNAKDAILSSCIKRVDIAVEDVARKFLEGSFEGGKETVFGLAENGMDIAETKDNLPESVIEEVENYKKQIVDGAIVVPATLAELK; from the coding sequence ATGCAAAAGAAAAAAGTGCTTGCGTTACTTACTGCTGGTATAATTTCAATGAGTATGTTAGTTGGTTGTGGAAGTAAGAAAGCAAATGAAGAAGCTAATTCTAACTTAAAACCTACTGATTTAAAAATTGGATTAGCGACAGATCAAGGTGGACTTGGAGATAAGTCCTTCAATGATTTAGCTAATAAAGGATTGGAAGATACAAAGAAAGTATACAATCTTAAAACACAAGTATTACAATCATCATCAAGTACTGTTTATGAACAAAACTTAAAGGAATTATCAGATAGTAATGATTTAACATTTGCAACAGGATTCACTATGGAAGATGCTACATCAAAAATTGCATCATCTAGAGCAGATAAGAAATTTGCTATTATAGATGCCTATGTAGATATGCCTAATGTAAATTCAATTACTTTTAAAGAGTATGAAGGTGCATTTTTAATGGGAGTAATAGCAGGTAAGATGACTAAAACTAATAAAGTAGGATTTGTTGGTGGTATTGATAATAATCCTGTTATAGAAAGATTTGAAGCTGGATACATAGCTGGTGTAAAAGCTGTAAATTCTGAGGCAGCAAAAGGACTTATAGCTGAAGGTAATGCAAAACACGGTAAATATTCAAGATATGTTGGAACATTTGGAGATCCAACTAAAGGTGGAGAATATGCAAACCAATTATATAATGAAGGTGTAGACGTTATTTTCCATGCTGCAGGTGGTACAGGTGTTGGTGTTATAAATAAGGCAGCGGAATTAAGAGAACAAGGGAAAGATGTTTGGGTTATTGGAGTAGATCAAGACCAAGCAGTTACAATGCCAAATGCTAAAGATGCTATTCTGTCTTCTTGTATTAAGAGAGTAGACATTGCAGTAGAAGATGTTGCTAGAAAGTTCCTAGAAGGAAGCTTTGAAGGTGGAAAAGAAACTGTTTTTGGATTAGCTGAAAATGGTATGGATATAGCTGAAACAAAAGATAATTTACCTGAATCTGTTATTGAAGAAGTAGAGAATTATAAAAAACAAATTGTAGATGGTGCAATAGTAGTTCCAGCAACTTTAGCAGAATTAAAATAG
- a CDS encoding DegV family protein codes for MDKIKIITDSTCDLPQSIIDEYDIEVIPLLVTINGESYKDREELVFSEMMEKIKDSDELPTTTQINPQRFYEYYKRYIDEGYKIVSIHISSKMSGTAQSALIAKDMLDTEDIEVVDSQNVTAGLGVLVLEAQNLKEKGYGYKEIANEIRNSVDNVKSALLFTSLDNLIKGGRLSKTAGTIGNLLGIKLILDVSNGIMNVREKIRGTKKGVKSIISYIDEKGVREGSKVVFLTAGLEEVEIRETIISALKERNIDYIESEVGCVVGTHSGTNACGFFFLEKNN; via the coding sequence ATGGATAAAATAAAGATTATTACAGATAGTACTTGTGATCTGCCGCAATCTATAATTGATGAATATGATATTGAAGTAATACCATTACTTGTTACAATAAATGGAGAGAGTTATAAAGATAGAGAAGAACTTGTTTTTTCTGAGATGATGGAGAAAATTAAGGATTCAGATGAATTACCTACAACGACTCAAATAAATCCACAAAGATTTTATGAATATTATAAAAGATATATAGATGAAGGATATAAAATAGTTTCAATACATATATCTTCAAAAATGAGTGGAACAGCACAATCAGCATTAATAGCAAAAGATATGTTAGATACAGAAGATATTGAGGTTGTTGATTCTCAAAATGTAACGGCAGGATTGGGTGTACTAGTATTAGAAGCACAAAATTTAAAAGAAAAAGGTTATGGATATAAAGAGATTGCAAATGAAATAAGAAATTCTGTTGATAATGTGAAGAGTGCCTTATTATTTACATCATTGGATAATTTAATAAAAGGTGGAAGATTATCTAAAACGGCTGGTACTATAGGAAATCTTCTTGGAATTAAGCTTATATTAGATGTTTCAAATGGAATTATGAATGTAAGAGAAAAAATTAGAGGAACTAAAAAAGGCGTAAAAAGTATTATATCATATATCGATGAAAAAGGTGTAAGAGAAGGTAGTAAAGTAGTGTTTCTAACTGCTGGACTTGAAGAAGTAGAAATTAGAGAGACTATAATTTCTGCATTAAAAGAAAGAAATATAGATTATATAGAATCAGAAGTTGGTTGTGTAGTTGGGACACATTCTGGAACAAATGCGTGTGGATTCTTTTTCTTAGAAAAAAATAATTAA